A genomic segment from Pyxidicoccus trucidator encodes:
- a CDS encoding fumarate hydratase — protein sequence MNDFQFQEMLPLGKDETPFRLLTKDHVSTFEAAGRTFVQVEPEGLTLLTREAMRDIAHLLRPGHLGQLAHILKDPEASANDRFVALELLKNANIAAGGVLPSCQDTGTAIVMGKKGQYVLTQGNDEEAISRGVFDTYRTSNLRYSQMAALDMYKEVNTNNNLPAQIELYATEGDAYKFLFMAKGGGSANKSYLFQETKALLNPQSLLSFLDAKIRSLGTAACPPYHLAIVVGGTSAEFALKTAKYASARYLDTLPREGNAMGRGFRDVELEQEVLKLTQRTGIGAQFGGKYFCHDVRVIRLPRHGASCPVAIAVSCSADRQVLGKITRDGIYLEQLEADPAKYLPETTEADLNGEVVKIDLNRPMSEIRAELSRYPIKTRLMLSGPMVVARDIAHAKLKERLDAGQGMPQYLKDYMVYYAGPAKTPEGYASGSFGPTTAGRMDAYVDQFQAQGGSFVMLAKGNRSPAVTEACKKHGGFYLGSIGGPAARLAQDCIKKVEVLEYEELGMEAVWKIDVVDFPAFIVVDDKGNDFFANINKPTAKKA from the coding sequence ATGAACGACTTCCAGTTCCAGGAAATGTTGCCGCTGGGCAAGGACGAGACGCCCTTCCGGCTCCTCACGAAGGATCACGTCTCCACGTTCGAGGCCGCCGGGCGCACCTTCGTCCAGGTCGAGCCCGAGGGGCTCACCCTCCTCACCCGCGAGGCCATGCGCGACATCGCGCACCTGCTGCGCCCCGGACACCTGGGCCAGCTCGCCCACATCCTCAAGGACCCGGAGGCGTCGGCGAATGACCGCTTCGTGGCGCTGGAGCTGCTGAAGAACGCCAACATCGCCGCTGGCGGCGTGCTGCCCTCCTGCCAGGACACGGGCACCGCCATCGTCATGGGCAAGAAGGGCCAGTACGTCCTCACCCAGGGCAATGACGAGGAGGCCATCTCCCGGGGCGTGTTCGACACGTACCGCACGTCCAACCTGCGCTACTCGCAGATGGCGGCGCTCGACATGTACAAGGAGGTCAACACCAACAACAACCTCCCCGCGCAAATCGAGCTCTACGCCACCGAGGGCGACGCCTACAAGTTCCTCTTCATGGCCAAGGGCGGCGGCTCCGCGAACAAGAGCTACCTCTTCCAGGAGACGAAGGCGCTGCTCAACCCGCAGAGCCTGCTGTCCTTCCTCGACGCGAAGATCCGCTCGCTGGGCACCGCCGCGTGCCCGCCGTACCACCTGGCCATCGTCGTGGGCGGCACCTCCGCCGAGTTCGCGCTGAAGACCGCCAAGTACGCCTCCGCCCGCTACCTGGACACGCTGCCCCGCGAGGGCAACGCCATGGGCCGCGGCTTCCGCGACGTGGAGCTGGAGCAGGAGGTGCTCAAGCTCACGCAGCGCACCGGCATCGGCGCGCAGTTCGGCGGCAAGTACTTCTGCCATGACGTGCGCGTCATCCGCCTGCCCCGCCACGGCGCGTCCTGCCCGGTGGCCATCGCCGTGTCGTGCTCGGCGGACCGGCAGGTGCTGGGCAAGATCACCCGCGACGGCATCTACCTGGAGCAGCTGGAGGCGGACCCGGCGAAGTACCTGCCCGAGACGACGGAGGCGGACCTCAACGGAGAGGTGGTGAAGATCGACCTCAACCGCCCCATGAGCGAGATTCGCGCCGAGCTGTCCCGCTACCCCATCAAGACGCGCCTGATGCTCTCCGGCCCCATGGTCGTGGCGCGCGACATCGCGCATGCGAAGCTCAAGGAGCGCCTGGACGCAGGCCAGGGCATGCCGCAGTACCTGAAGGACTACATGGTCTACTACGCCGGCCCGGCGAAGACGCCCGAGGGGTACGCCTCCGGCTCGTTCGGCCCGACGACGGCCGGCCGCATGGACGCCTACGTGGACCAGTTCCAGGCCCAAGGCGGCAGCTTCGTGATGCTGGCCAAGGGCAACCGCTCGCCCGCCGTCACCGAGGCGTGCAAGAAGCACGGCGGCTTCTACCTCGGCTCCATCGGCGGCCCGGCGGCGCGGCTGGCCCAGGACTGCATCAAGAAGGTGGAGGTCCTGGAGTACGAGGAGCTGGGCATGGAGGCCGTGTGGAAGATCGACGTGGTCGACTTCCCCGCCTTCATCGTCGTGGACGACAAGGGCAACGACTTCTTCGCCAACATCAACAAGCCGACCGCGAAGAAGGCCTGA
- a CDS encoding class I SAM-dependent methyltransferase, which translates to MSATTPTPPQPQDISSRYDQVSSTYNNSNYTKAAHKLFWVVYDHLTWAAVQKVLPPAGTSWRVLDAGGGGGKFSARFAEAGHHVTVLDISAGMLDSAKAHLSSKGLLERATFVEGTVADLRFEDASFDLVFSEGDPVSYCLDQYPKAMSELVRVVKPGGPVIMGVDNLNEHFMFELKHGKKAEALKMLMTGRGKCPYGLPVHLFTLKELHDGVKAAGADVEEIFGKPVMYFEMLEAMQAERGPDFDVWAARDEIIAMQEKFAHEGFALQGQHFQVMARRKK; encoded by the coding sequence ATGAGCGCCACCACCCCCACGCCTCCCCAGCCGCAGGACATCTCCAGCCGCTACGACCAGGTGTCGTCGACGTACAACAACAGCAACTACACCAAGGCGGCGCACAAGCTGTTCTGGGTGGTCTACGACCACCTCACCTGGGCGGCCGTCCAGAAGGTGCTGCCTCCGGCCGGCACGTCCTGGCGCGTGCTGGACGCTGGCGGCGGTGGCGGCAAGTTCAGCGCGCGCTTCGCGGAGGCCGGCCACCACGTCACCGTGCTGGACATCTCCGCGGGCATGCTGGACTCGGCGAAGGCGCACCTCTCCTCGAAGGGGCTGCTGGAGCGGGCCACCTTCGTCGAGGGCACGGTGGCGGACCTGCGCTTCGAGGACGCCTCGTTCGACCTGGTGTTCAGCGAGGGCGACCCGGTGTCCTACTGCCTGGACCAGTACCCCAAGGCCATGAGCGAGCTGGTGCGCGTGGTGAAGCCGGGCGGGCCGGTCATCATGGGCGTGGACAACCTGAACGAGCACTTCATGTTCGAGCTGAAGCACGGCAAGAAGGCCGAGGCCCTGAAGATGCTGATGACCGGGCGCGGCAAGTGCCCGTACGGGCTGCCGGTGCACCTCTTTACGCTGAAGGAGCTGCACGACGGCGTGAAGGCCGCCGGCGCCGACGTGGAGGAGATCTTCGGCAAGCCCGTCATGTACTTCGAGATGCTCGAGGCGATGCAGGCCGAGCGCGGCCCGGACTTCGACGTGTGGGCGGCGCGCGACGAAATCATCGCGATGCAGGAGAAGTTCGCGCATGAGGGCTTCGCGCTGCAGGGGCAGCACTTCCAGGTGATGGCGCGCAGGAAGAAGTAG
- a CDS encoding imm11 family protein — protein MKIFVFVGEEGFETAQPVEQEEYTRLDSLIDGTPRADSWEPLLMKIIDKGERRRTLQQSDAPWMTGDLLVLRQNAAEALRPFLAGHGEFLALACEQAALVMFNALCMVDALDEAASTLKRLDDGRIWWVGKYVFHKAAVQSLQAFKLTNLQPSPLFVGEEFLERWRAAGLKGLAFRQVWEG, from the coding sequence TTGAAGATTTTTGTGTTTGTAGGAGAAGAGGGGTTTGAAACCGCTCAACCCGTTGAACAGGAAGAATATACGCGGCTGGACTCGCTGATTGATGGGACCCCGCGAGCGGACTCATGGGAGCCCTTGCTCATGAAAATCATCGACAAAGGGGAACGCCGTCGCACCTTGCAACAGTCAGATGCGCCATGGATGACCGGAGACCTGCTCGTTCTCAGGCAGAATGCTGCTGAGGCGCTCAGGCCATTTCTCGCAGGCCATGGTGAATTCCTGGCCCTGGCGTGCGAACAAGCGGCCCTGGTCATGTTCAACGCCTTGTGTATGGTCGATGCTCTCGACGAAGCCGCATCAACCCTGAAGAGGCTTGACGATGGACGTATCTGGTGGGTTGGAAAATACGTCTTTCATAAGGCAGCCGTTCAAAGCCTACAGGCCTTCAAGCTGACAAACCTCCAGCCCAGCCCGCTGTTCGTAGGCGAGGAGTTCCTGGAACGGTGGCGAGCCGCCGGCCTCAAGGGTTTGGCGTTTCGGCAGGTATGGGAAGGCTGA
- a CDS encoding VOC family protein, protein MEFHRGRLFDHVHLRVKDLDASKRFYRAVLDILGVPFALEGPHYFAADELFVSPVDPGTPPAARGVHLAFQAKDRETVQRFHTAALAAGGRDNGGPGERNYHPGYYAAFVLDPDGNNIEMVFHGPARRSAASVVMTTEG, encoded by the coding sequence ATGGAATTCCACAGAGGCCGCCTGTTCGACCACGTCCATCTGCGCGTGAAGGACCTCGACGCGAGCAAGCGCTTCTACCGCGCCGTCCTGGACATCCTCGGAGTCCCCTTCGCCCTGGAGGGCCCGCACTACTTCGCCGCCGACGAGCTCTTCGTCAGTCCCGTGGACCCGGGCACTCCCCCCGCCGCGCGAGGCGTGCACCTGGCCTTCCAGGCGAAGGACCGTGAGACGGTGCAGCGCTTCCACACGGCGGCGCTCGCGGCGGGCGGCCGCGACAACGGCGGCCCGGGCGAGCGCAACTACCATCCGGGCTACTACGCCGCCTTCGTCCTGGACCCGGACGGCAACAACATCGAGATGGTGTTCCATGGCCCGGCGCGTCGCTCCGCGGCCTCCGTGGTGATGACGACCGAGGGCTGA
- a CDS encoding OmpA family protein translates to MASSTSQALLLVIMGLLAASARAAEPSSVEQRARDDLDRQLQALVKTPPPEVVISFEGLPGAGTNRGYKLVEADFSLNGQPLAVPGAEKLNAPGQHKLAVVKVEEGSFTLVSHVTYANEAWNLFSEESGFLWKLTASVTFQVQKGLRVRVKVLPSINPTAPDPRLKLKLSHDVSVEMTAQLADVAIPDAADAGTPTKVAQTPVAPVTPPPVQPVSGTQPTQTAAVPAVVPVSQRPEQGPVAPAKLLLKVLAGKKPISATVYVRGKGAPQQVLVDPKARKPTPVMLPPGEYSVDVLSRGYLAQTRKVKLTRDTEPTVAFTLAKAPAKKTQQASVKNERVELPKQPRFAEQQSAPKKGSTAGLALLVDMMVRDESLRLRLEGHTDNREGAAKSRQGLSEARARAVAELLVAAGLDPSRIETWGVGDARPKAPNLIPRGRELNRRVEFVLLRSKK, encoded by the coding sequence GTGGCTTCCTCCACTTCTCAGGCACTGCTACTCGTCATCATGGGACTGCTCGCCGCCTCCGCGCGCGCGGCAGAGCCCTCGTCCGTGGAGCAGCGTGCGCGCGACGACCTGGACCGGCAGCTCCAGGCCCTGGTGAAGACGCCTCCCCCGGAGGTGGTCATCTCCTTCGAGGGGCTCCCCGGCGCCGGCACCAATCGCGGCTACAAGCTGGTGGAGGCGGACTTCTCCCTCAACGGCCAGCCGCTGGCCGTCCCGGGGGCGGAGAAGCTCAACGCCCCGGGCCAGCACAAGCTGGCGGTGGTGAAGGTGGAGGAAGGCTCCTTCACGCTCGTGTCGCACGTCACGTATGCGAACGAGGCGTGGAACCTCTTCAGCGAGGAGAGCGGTTTCCTCTGGAAGCTGACGGCGTCCGTCACGTTCCAGGTGCAGAAGGGTCTGCGGGTCCGGGTGAAGGTGCTGCCGAGCATCAATCCCACCGCGCCGGACCCCCGGCTGAAGCTGAAGCTGTCGCATGACGTGTCGGTGGAGATGACCGCGCAGCTCGCGGACGTGGCCATTCCGGACGCGGCGGACGCCGGGACTCCCACGAAGGTGGCGCAGACGCCCGTGGCGCCCGTCACGCCGCCTCCGGTGCAGCCGGTGTCGGGGACACAGCCCACGCAGACGGCCGCGGTGCCCGCCGTCGTCCCGGTATCGCAGCGTCCGGAGCAGGGGCCGGTGGCGCCCGCGAAGCTGCTGCTCAAGGTGCTGGCGGGGAAGAAGCCCATCTCGGCCACGGTGTACGTGCGGGGGAAGGGGGCGCCGCAGCAGGTGCTCGTGGACCCGAAGGCGCGCAAGCCCACGCCGGTGATGTTGCCGCCGGGCGAGTACTCGGTGGACGTGCTGTCGCGCGGCTACCTGGCGCAGACTCGCAAGGTGAAGCTGACGCGTGACACGGAGCCCACGGTGGCCTTCACGCTCGCGAAGGCCCCGGCGAAGAAGACGCAGCAGGCCAGCGTGAAGAACGAGCGGGTGGAGCTGCCCAAGCAGCCGCGCTTCGCCGAGCAGCAGTCCGCGCCGAAGAAGGGCTCCACCGCCGGGCTGGCCCTGCTGGTGGACATGATGGTGCGCGACGAGTCCCTCCGCTTGCGCCTGGAAGGGCACACCGACAACCGCGAGGGCGCCGCGAAGTCCCGTCAGGGACTGTCCGAGGCCAGGGCCCGGGCGGTGGCGGAGCTGTTGGTGGCCGCGGGGCTGGATCCGTCTCGCATCGAGACCTGGGGCGTGGGAGATGCCCGCCCCAAGGCGCCGAACCTCATTCCGCGCGGCCGTGAGCTGAACCGCCGTGTGGAGTTCGTGCTGCTGCGCTCGAAGAAGTAG
- a CDS encoding C45 family autoproteolytic acyltransferase/hydolase, with amino-acid sequence MSDHRLTSKLLGALLLSVGVLHATPARAAPASTPILVPNGTFEMAGGSSALPAFWTAKGQGKAAASSEAKVEGAKGLAIESPQGGAETTVESEAMKLQVGQLYRLSAWVRTRGVQADPQARYPTAHGACLSMKSFPFTNCTPAPAAEAGSRVSVLFFATQSSDRVQLHLGRNGKASGTAWFDDVRLEKVEDITAYVPMESVRWAGKGFRYDDGGWIYVHIEGEPYERGQQFGELTSGEIVRYMEKLGIQKDKTDAVKGWGHARLLADALFLRKYDAEYLEEMKGIADGANKAGAKFKDRQLDLLDIVTLNSAVDAGQLDEANNATATPLSGRTFLKAEDETERAGKGDHCSSFVATKSATKDGRAIIGQIFMWNGYTGVHWDVVLDVQPTKGHRFVMQTFPGGIHSGADWYVNSAGIVIGETTVGQTPFDMNGSPQSNRIRKAAQYASSIDDVARIMKDGNNGLYTNDWTLADTKTDEGACFLLGTKKTRLWRTGSKGNAADTPGNLKDFIWANNNNRDLEVRKEYVPNPDNAPVDLTFNTWNRDIAFWEYYAKFGKKGFDLDSATRMLASSPINRPHACDGKVTTSEMVEKLMFLAHYGKTTLREKMVGSRFMPDLPGATPHLSLGYTTFSPIVVADRLKEARKAWKAPEEPAAPKRDLAKVKDVVSFDEKLLWANTVFPSTEGDNWLASGTSAYWRMLKGLPDGEDKAFEHQRDALAELNARYLFTTSREADVVPVNAKTDYGRYGAYLVPRIKGTFALHQLRLLLGNQDFSKAMGAVHSRYANKDVTTADFKRTVLEATNKDVGAFVAQWLERTGLPQPRIRATAAQVKDGYEVTLKVEQPGARPWHFITLVEVRTAKGSTFERVEVKSGNETFTFRTAEAPVRVVFNAANDIPVPRERFQVLSNQTDAFERLLLVHGTARQTESMRTLALGYRDVLADAFTEVLPQLKPDGEVTDAELADRDLVLLGGAEDNALLARLVAEKKLPLELGRRYFRWEGKTYGKPDDGLALALPNPWNPKRTLYVYTANSGMQLWQMTRTFHRGLHGWARFQGADVSGKGFHDLESLAQDVTVAPPAPTPAPAPVPAAPVGGPPAPKLGMLVR; translated from the coding sequence ATGTCCGACCACCGCTTGACGTCGAAGCTCCTCGGCGCACTCCTGCTGTCCGTGGGCGTGCTTCACGCGACGCCCGCCCGGGCGGCGCCCGCGTCCACTCCCATCCTCGTGCCCAACGGCACCTTCGAGATGGCGGGAGGCTCCTCGGCGCTGCCCGCCTTCTGGACGGCGAAGGGCCAGGGCAAGGCGGCCGCTTCCTCGGAGGCGAAGGTGGAGGGCGCGAAGGGCCTTGCCATCGAAAGCCCCCAGGGCGGCGCGGAGACCACCGTCGAGTCCGAGGCGATGAAGCTCCAGGTGGGCCAGCTCTACCGGCTCAGCGCCTGGGTGCGCACGCGCGGAGTCCAGGCGGACCCGCAGGCGCGCTACCCCACGGCGCATGGCGCCTGTCTCTCGATGAAGAGCTTCCCCTTCACCAACTGTACGCCCGCCCCGGCCGCGGAGGCGGGCAGCCGGGTGTCGGTGCTCTTCTTCGCCACCCAGTCCTCGGACCGCGTGCAGCTCCACCTGGGCCGCAACGGCAAGGCGTCCGGCACCGCCTGGTTCGACGACGTGCGCCTGGAGAAGGTGGAGGACATCACCGCCTACGTCCCGATGGAGTCCGTGCGCTGGGCCGGCAAGGGCTTCCGTTATGACGACGGCGGGTGGATCTACGTCCACATCGAGGGCGAGCCGTACGAGCGCGGCCAGCAGTTCGGCGAGCTCACGTCCGGGGAAATCGTCCGCTACATGGAGAAGCTCGGCATCCAGAAGGACAAGACGGATGCGGTGAAGGGGTGGGGCCATGCCCGGCTGCTCGCGGACGCGCTCTTCCTGCGCAAGTACGACGCCGAGTACCTGGAGGAGATGAAGGGCATCGCCGATGGCGCCAACAAGGCCGGCGCGAAGTTCAAGGACCGCCAGCTGGACCTGCTGGACATCGTGACGCTGAACTCCGCGGTGGATGCGGGCCAGCTCGACGAGGCCAACAACGCCACGGCCACGCCGCTGTCCGGCCGCACCTTCCTCAAGGCCGAGGACGAGACGGAGCGCGCCGGCAAGGGCGACCACTGCTCCTCGTTCGTGGCCACGAAGTCCGCCACGAAGGACGGCCGCGCCATCATCGGGCAGATCTTCATGTGGAACGGCTACACCGGCGTCCACTGGGACGTGGTGCTGGACGTGCAGCCGACGAAGGGCCACCGCTTCGTGATGCAGACCTTCCCGGGTGGCATCCACAGCGGCGCGGACTGGTACGTCAACTCCGCGGGCATCGTCATCGGCGAGACGACGGTGGGGCAGACGCCGTTCGACATGAACGGCTCGCCGCAGAGCAACCGCATCCGCAAGGCGGCGCAGTACGCGTCCTCCATCGACGACGTGGCCCGCATCATGAAGGACGGGAACAACGGCCTCTACACCAACGACTGGACGCTGGCGGACACGAAGACGGACGAGGGCGCCTGCTTCCTGCTCGGCACGAAGAAGACGCGGCTGTGGCGCACGGGCAGCAAGGGCAACGCCGCGGACACTCCGGGCAACCTGAAGGACTTCATCTGGGCGAACAACAACAACAGGGACCTGGAGGTGCGCAAGGAGTACGTGCCCAACCCGGACAACGCCCCGGTGGACCTGACCTTCAACACGTGGAACCGGGACATCGCCTTCTGGGAGTACTACGCGAAGTTCGGCAAGAAGGGCTTCGACCTGGACTCGGCCACCCGGATGCTGGCCTCCAGCCCCATCAACCGGCCCCACGCGTGTGACGGCAAGGTCACCACGTCCGAGATGGTCGAGAAGCTGATGTTCCTGGCCCACTACGGCAAGACGACGCTGCGCGAGAAGATGGTGGGCAGCCGCTTCATGCCGGACCTGCCCGGCGCCACGCCGCACCTGTCGCTGGGCTACACCACCTTCAGCCCCATCGTCGTCGCGGACCGGCTGAAGGAGGCGCGCAAGGCGTGGAAGGCCCCGGAGGAGCCCGCCGCTCCGAAGCGGGACCTGGCGAAGGTGAAGGACGTCGTCTCCTTCGACGAGAAGCTGCTGTGGGCCAACACGGTGTTCCCCTCCACGGAGGGTGACAACTGGCTGGCCAGCGGCACCTCGGCCTACTGGAGGATGCTCAAGGGCCTGCCGGACGGTGAGGACAAGGCCTTCGAGCACCAGCGCGACGCGCTGGCGGAGCTGAACGCGCGCTACCTCTTCACCACCTCGCGCGAGGCGGACGTGGTGCCCGTGAATGCGAAGACGGACTACGGTCGCTATGGCGCGTACCTGGTGCCGCGCATCAAGGGCACCTTCGCGCTCCACCAGCTTCGGCTGCTGCTGGGCAACCAGGACTTCAGCAAGGCGATGGGCGCGGTGCACTCGCGCTACGCGAACAAGGACGTCACCACCGCGGACTTCAAGCGCACCGTGCTGGAGGCCACCAACAAGGACGTGGGGGCCTTCGTCGCGCAGTGGCTGGAGCGCACCGGCCTGCCCCAGCCGCGCATCCGCGCCACCGCGGCGCAGGTGAAGGACGGCTACGAGGTGACGCTGAAGGTGGAGCAGCCGGGCGCGCGGCCCTGGCACTTCATCACGCTGGTGGAGGTGCGGACGGCGAAGGGCTCCACGTTCGAGCGGGTGGAGGTGAAGAGCGGCAATGAGACGTTCACCTTCCGCACGGCGGAGGCGCCGGTGCGCGTGGTGTTCAACGCGGCCAACGACATCCCCGTGCCGCGCGAGCGCTTCCAGGTGCTGTCCAACCAGACGGACGCCTTCGAGCGGCTGCTCCTGGTGCACGGCACGGCACGGCAGACGGAGTCCATGCGCACGCTGGCGCTGGGCTACCGCGACGTGCTGGCGGATGCCTTCACAGAGGTGCTGCCGCAGCTCAAGCCGGACGGCGAGGTGACGGACGCGGAGCTCGCGGACCGGGACCTCGTCCTGCTGGGGGGCGCGGAGGACAACGCGCTGCTGGCGCGGCTCGTCGCGGAGAAGAAGCTCCCGCTGGAGCTGGGCCGTCGCTACTTCCGCTGGGAGGGCAAGACGTACGGCAAGCCGGACGACGGGCTCGCGCTGGCGCTGCCCAACCCGTGGAACCCGAAGCGGACGCTCTACGTGTACACGGCGAACAGCGGCATGCAGCTCTGGCAGATGACGCGCACCTTCCACCGGGGCCTCCATGGGTGGGCCCGCTTCCAGGGCGCCGACGTGAGCGGCAAGGGCTTCCATGACCTGGAGTCGCTGGCGCAGGACGTGACGGTGGCGCCGCCGGCTCCCACGCCCGCGCCCGCTCCGGTGCCCGCGGCGCCCGTGGGCGGCCCGCCGGCACCGAAGCTCGGCATGTTGGTGCGGTGA
- the trhA gene encoding PAQR family membrane homeostasis protein TrhA — MAASPRGIQSLVIEESVKPRLRGLSHLLAAVAALCGCVQLALAPAQGARYVAALVFGLSLVLMFGVSGTYHWPTWSPAAYARLRRCDHAAIYFLIAGSFTPMAALETTSGWSGPLLWVMWGCALTGATLALLGISASRGLRSALYVVLGALATPVVTQLPAVIGSGRVAWLVSGGVLYALGAVVYARRWPDPKPTFFGYHEVFHLMVIAAAAVHYGVLVDVLWSR, encoded by the coding sequence ATGGCGGCGTCCCCACGAGGCATCCAGTCCCTTGTCATCGAAGAGAGCGTGAAGCCCCGGCTGCGGGGGCTGTCGCACCTGCTCGCGGCCGTGGCGGCGCTCTGCGGCTGCGTCCAGCTCGCGCTGGCCCCGGCCCAGGGCGCCCGGTACGTCGCCGCCCTGGTGTTCGGCCTCAGCCTGGTGCTGATGTTCGGCGTCAGCGGGACGTACCACTGGCCCACCTGGAGCCCCGCCGCATACGCGCGCCTGCGGCGGTGTGACCACGCGGCCATCTACTTCCTCATCGCCGGAAGCTTCACCCCCATGGCCGCGCTGGAGACGACGAGCGGCTGGAGCGGCCCGCTCCTCTGGGTGATGTGGGGCTGTGCACTCACCGGCGCGACGCTCGCGCTGCTGGGCATCTCCGCGTCGCGCGGGCTCCGCTCCGCCCTGTACGTCGTGCTGGGGGCCCTGGCGACGCCGGTGGTGACGCAGCTGCCGGCGGTGATTGGCTCGGGCCGCGTCGCCTGGCTCGTCTCCGGAGGCGTCCTCTATGCCCTGGGCGCGGTGGTGTACGCGCGCCGCTGGCCGGACCCGAAGCCCACCTTCTTCGGCTACCACGAGGTCTTCCACCTCATGGTCATCGCCGCGGCCGCCGTGCACTACGGCGTCCTCGTCGACGTGCTGTGGAGCCGCTGA
- a CDS encoding DUF692 domain-containing protein has translation MAAIPFLGVGLSYRWDFQPNLARGNPGVDWLEVMPEHFLPLTEDAVRRLEVLAKRFPLAGHGLELSVGSDGVDGPGYREDLKRFLGLTRAAWHSDHLCFTRAGELPVRSLTPVPFTEEALETCVRNIRRVQADLGMPFVIENIAWLFDTPLSTLDEADFLTRVVKESDCGLLLDLHNVYANAVNHKFDPYHFVDRLPLDRVVQIHLAGGVTMEGVYVDSHSSVSPDEVWRLLEYVAPRCPVRGVNFEMDSGFPPFSRLVEELARARAILKRCGASAA, from the coding sequence GTGGCGGCGATTCCGTTCCTCGGAGTGGGGCTCAGCTATCGCTGGGACTTCCAGCCCAACCTCGCCCGGGGCAACCCGGGTGTGGACTGGCTGGAGGTGATGCCCGAGCACTTCCTCCCGCTGACGGAGGACGCGGTGCGGCGGCTGGAGGTGCTGGCGAAGCGCTTCCCGCTGGCCGGCCACGGCCTGGAGCTGTCGGTGGGCTCGGACGGCGTGGACGGGCCGGGCTACCGCGAGGACCTGAAGCGCTTCCTGGGCCTCACCCGGGCGGCGTGGCACTCGGACCACTTGTGCTTCACCCGCGCGGGCGAGCTGCCGGTGCGCTCGCTCACGCCGGTGCCCTTCACGGAGGAGGCGCTGGAGACGTGCGTGCGCAACATCCGCCGCGTGCAGGCGGACCTGGGCATGCCCTTCGTCATCGAGAACATCGCCTGGCTGTTCGACACGCCGCTCAGCACGCTGGACGAGGCCGACTTCCTCACCCGCGTGGTGAAGGAGTCGGACTGCGGGCTGCTGCTGGATTTGCACAACGTCTACGCCAACGCGGTGAACCACAAGTTCGACCCGTACCACTTCGTGGACCGGCTCCCGCTGGACAGGGTGGTGCAGATCCACCTGGCGGGTGGGGTGACGATGGAGGGCGTGTACGTGGACAGCCACTCGTCCGTCTCTCCGGACGAGGTGTGGCGGCTGCTGGAGTACGTGGCGCCGCGCTGCCCGGTGCGTGGAGTGAACTTCGAGATGGACAGCGGCTTCCCGCCGTTCTCGCGGCTGGTGGAGGAGCTGGCCCGTGCCCGCGCCATCCTCAAGCGCTGCGGGGCGAGCGCGGCCTGA